In a genomic window of Pseudomonas oryzihabitans:
- a CDS encoding rhomboid family intramembrane serine protease codes for MNQPQPVLRVPLGRDLLGFTRLLRRLEIRHRVVEEGDSQVLWVLDSARAEEARSLYERYPDGDPQGQVPPTQRRRGLGLLAQLKASPFSAAVLLVTLLVGLATELGDNPSVIQYLTLQPFRLVDADHLAFLDLGVSLAQGEWWRLVTPIFLHFGILHLAMNALWYWELGRRVEFRQGGLMLLLLTLVFAVGSNLAQYAWSGPALFGGLSGVLYGLLGHCWLFQWLAPNPAYRMPRGVVAMMLIWLVICLTGVFGVLGFGAIANGAHVGGLVLGCLSGLLGGGLARLRPR; via the coding sequence ATGAACCAGCCGCAACCCGTACTCCGCGTGCCCCTGGGGCGTGATTTGTTGGGTTTCACCCGCCTGCTGCGCCGGCTGGAGATCCGCCATCGCGTGGTGGAGGAGGGCGACAGCCAGGTGCTCTGGGTGCTGGACTCGGCGCGGGCGGAAGAGGCCCGCAGCCTCTACGAGCGTTACCCCGATGGCGATCCCCAGGGGCAGGTCCCGCCCACCCAGCGACGCCGTGGGTTGGGTCTCCTGGCACAGCTCAAGGCCAGCCCGTTCAGCGCGGCTGTCCTGCTCGTCACCCTGCTGGTGGGCTTGGCGACCGAGTTGGGCGACAACCCGTCGGTGATCCAGTACCTGACGCTACAGCCGTTCCGCCTGGTCGACGCCGATCACCTCGCCTTCCTCGATCTGGGCGTCAGCCTGGCCCAGGGCGAATGGTGGCGACTGGTCACGCCGATCTTCCTGCATTTCGGCATCCTGCACCTGGCGATGAATGCCCTCTGGTACTGGGAGCTAGGCCGGCGCGTGGAATTTCGCCAGGGCGGGCTGATGCTGCTGCTCTTGACCCTGGTCTTCGCCGTGGGCTCCAACCTGGCCCAGTACGCCTGGAGCGGGCCGGCGTTGTTCGGCGGCCTGTCCGGGGTGCTCTATGGCCTGCTCGGCCATTGCTGGCTGTTCCAGTGGCTGGCGCCCAATCCCGCCTATCGCATGCCACGCGGCGTGGTGGCGATGATGCTGATCTGGCTGGTGATCTGCCTGACCGGCGTCTTCGGGGTGCTCGGCTTCGGTGCCATCGCCAATGGCGCCCATGTCGGCGGCCTGGTGCTGGGCTGCCTCAGCGGGCTGCTGGGTGGCGGACTGGCACGGCTACGGCCACGCTGA
- a CDS encoding metallophosphoesterase, whose translation MPLGYDLIGDLHGCAQTLDLLLERLDYRLVDGVWQHPERQAIFLGDLVDRGPRIRGALRRVRAMVEGGHAHCILGNHELNALAWHTPAAPGTGQTWVREHTPRHRQLIQETLSAFADHPQEWQDHLRWLYTLPLCKDFGHFRIVHACWDQGLIDEFLHHYPDACIDEDFVRQSIVGGSLASRVASRLLNGVSLPLPHGVRLTGSDGYVRARFRTKFWESDPQTYGDVVFQPDALPAEIACERLSDEEKAGLLCYGEDQPLLFVGHYWRDGHPEPLRPNLACLDYSAVKYGKLVAYRLDDEREIDPAKFVWIDVQREEGR comes from the coding sequence ATGCCGCTCGGCTACGATCTGATCGGTGACCTCCACGGCTGTGCCCAAACCCTGGACCTGCTGCTGGAGCGCCTGGACTACCGCCTGGTGGACGGCGTGTGGCAGCACCCCGAGCGCCAGGCGATCTTTCTCGGCGACCTGGTCGACCGCGGACCCCGCATCCGTGGCGCCCTGCGCCGGGTACGCGCCATGGTCGAGGGCGGCCACGCCCACTGCATCCTCGGCAACCACGAACTCAATGCCCTGGCCTGGCACACCCCGGCCGCGCCCGGCACCGGCCAGACCTGGGTGCGCGAACACACGCCACGGCACCGCCAACTGATCCAGGAAACCCTGAGCGCCTTCGCCGACCACCCACAGGAATGGCAGGACCATCTGCGCTGGCTCTATACCCTGCCGCTGTGCAAGGACTTCGGCCATTTCCGCATCGTCCATGCCTGCTGGGATCAGGGGCTGATCGACGAATTCCTGCATCACTACCCCGACGCCTGCATCGACGAGGATTTCGTCCGCCAATCCATCGTCGGCGGCAGCCTGGCCAGCCGGGTCGCCTCGCGGCTGCTCAACGGGGTGTCGCTGCCGCTGCCCCATGGCGTACGCCTGACCGGCAGCGACGGCTACGTCCGCGCGCGCTTTCGCACCAAGTTCTGGGAGAGCGATCCCCAGACCTATGGCGACGTGGTCTTCCAGCCCGATGCCCTGCCGGCGGAGATCGCCTGCGAGCGCCTGAGCGACGAGGAAAAGGCCGGGCTGCTCTGCTACGGGGAAGACCAGCCGCTGCTGTTCGTCGGCCACTACTGGCGCGATGGCCATCCCGAGCCGCTAAGACCCAATCTGGCTTGCCTGGACTACAGCGCGGTCAAGTACGGCAAGTTGGTCGCCTACCGACTCGACGATGAACGCGAGATCGACCCCGCCAAGTTCGTCTGGATCGATGTGCAGCGCGAGGAGGGCCGATGA
- a CDS encoding NAD(+) kinase yields MDSFRNIGIIGRLGSTQVLDTIRRLKTFLLQRNRNVILENTIAEVLPGHGLQTVSRKLMGEICDLVIVVGGDGSLLGAARALVRPRVPVLGINRGKLGFLTDIRPDELETKVAEVLDGQYLMETRFLLDAFVERGGEIIGQGDALNDVVLHPGKSTRMIEFELYIDGQFVCSQRADGLIVATPTGSTAYSLSAGGPIMHPKLDAIVVVPMYPHTLSSRPIVVSGDSTLSILVSPNMTIYPQVSCDGQNHFTCAPGDTVTIQKKPHKLRLIHPLDHNYYEICRTKLGWGSRLGDD; encoded by the coding sequence ATGGACTCCTTTCGTAACATTGGCATCATCGGCCGACTCGGCAGCACCCAGGTGCTGGACACCATCCGCCGGCTGAAGACCTTTCTGCTGCAGCGCAATCGCAATGTGATCCTGGAAAACACCATCGCCGAGGTGTTGCCCGGGCACGGCCTGCAGACGGTGTCGCGCAAGCTCATGGGCGAGATCTGCGACCTGGTGATCGTGGTCGGCGGCGACGGCAGCCTGCTCGGCGCCGCCCGCGCCCTGGTCCGCCCGCGCGTACCGGTGCTGGGCATCAACCGTGGCAAGCTGGGCTTTCTCACCGACATCCGCCCGGACGAGCTGGAGACCAAGGTCGCCGAGGTGCTCGACGGCCAGTACCTGATGGAGACGCGCTTTTTGCTCGACGCCTTCGTCGAGCGCGGCGGCGAGATCATCGGCCAGGGCGATGCGCTCAACGATGTGGTGCTGCACCCCGGCAAGTCCACCCGGATGATCGAGTTCGAGCTGTACATCGATGGCCAGTTCGTTTGCAGCCAGCGCGCCGATGGCCTGATCGTCGCCACCCCCACCGGCTCCACCGCCTATTCGCTGTCGGCCGGCGGGCCGATCATGCATCCCAAGCTGGATGCCATCGTCGTGGTGCCCATGTATCCCCACACCCTGTCCAGTCGTCCCATCGTGGTTTCCGGCGACAGCACCCTGTCGATCCTGGTGTCGCCGAACATGACGATCTATCCGCAGGTCTCATGTGATGGCCAGAATCATTTCACCTGCGCACCCGGCGATACCGTGACCATTCAGAAAAAGCCCCACAAGCTCAGGCTGATCCACCCACTGGATCACAACTACTACGAGATCTGCCGGACCAAGCTCGGCTGGGGCAGTCGGCTGGGAGACGATTGA
- a CDS encoding DUF1853 family protein — MGESPWQRQTASIRPRVVEVDPQGLRLAYAGTMTPFAELHELPRRLSQPQVRDLAWTLVAPPLLVAADTRHPLCASDWASHPGQLADWLRQQDAAPEELAAWLAQGSDRRLGRQYERLWQFVLARAPGVRLLAANLPLREGERTLGELDLLVADAEGVHHLELAVKFYLGEGSAAAPRWLGPGGEDQLARKLAHLRERQLPLSATPLAQASLAALDIAPPRPAFWLGGYLFQPLDSPLPWPAGALPPRQPQLWCERQRLPEGSWEVLPKGHWLAPAVANTPCLPLPAGEPVWPQLLVRRDGTGAEVARLFLVPAGWPTQPAASALS; from the coding sequence ATGGGCGAAAGCCCGTGGCAGCGGCAAACCGCCTCTATCCGACCACGGGTCGTCGAGGTTGATCCGCAGGGCCTCCGCTTGGCCTATGCTGGCACCATGACGCCCTTCGCCGAGCTGCATGAACTACCGCGACGCCTGAGCCAGCCCCAGGTGCGGGATCTCGCCTGGACCCTGGTCGCCCCGCCACTGCTGGTCGCTGCCGATACCCGTCATCCACTGTGCGCCAGCGACTGGGCGAGCCACCCCGGGCAACTGGCCGACTGGCTGCGGCAACAGGACGCGGCGCCGGAGGAATTGGCCGCCTGGCTGGCCCAGGGCAGCGATCGCCGCCTGGGCCGTCAATACGAGCGCCTCTGGCAATTCGTCCTGGCCCGGGCGCCCGGGGTCCGGCTGCTGGCGGCCAACCTGCCCCTGCGCGAGGGCGAGCGCACCCTGGGCGAACTGGACCTGTTGGTGGCGGACGCCGAGGGCGTTCACCACCTGGAGCTGGCGGTGAAGTTCTACTTGGGCGAAGGCTCAGCCGCGGCTCCACGCTGGCTGGGCCCGGGCGGTGAAGACCAACTGGCACGCAAGCTGGCCCATCTACGCGAGCGTCAGCTGCCGCTGTCGGCCACGCCCCTGGCCCAGGCCAGCCTGGCGGCCCTGGACATCGCCCCGCCCCGGCCCGCCTTCTGGCTCGGCGGCTATCTGTTCCAGCCGCTCGATTCTCCCCTGCCCTGGCCCGCGGGCGCCCTGCCTCCTCGGCAGCCACAGCTCTGGTGCGAGCGGCAACGGTTGCCGGAAGGCTCCTGGGAGGTGCTGCCCAAGGGCCACTGGCTCGCCCCGGCGGTAGCGAATACGCCCTGCCTGCCGCTGCCCGCAGGGGAACCGGTGTGGCCGCAACTGCTGGTGCGCCGCGATGGCACGGGCGCTGAGGTCGCGCGCCTGTTCCTGGTCCCTGCCGGTTGGCCGACTCAGCCCGCGGCCAGCGCGCTCAGCTGA
- a CDS encoding 1-aminocyclopropane-1-carboxylate deaminase/D-cysteine desulfhydrase produces the protein MTSFPPAALQEVQLPLLGARGLRLAVLRLDQRPPGLNGNKGYKLQPWRERLRRGEGRGLISLGGAHSNHLHALAAAGREEGFATVGLLRGEPCATPTVQDMQDCGMTLHWLGYGGYRRRHDADFWQPWQARYPDLLAIPEGGCDAAAANACGGIVAELHQGLAGLDWPDCQQLWLAAGTGTTLAGVIRAADSAWQVVGGLAVPPGHGVETTLQTLLPRDTSRNWRLVDASRGGFGRIDADLARAMADFADQTGITLDPLYTGKLWLALRDEIERGTVAPGSRLVLIHSGGLQGRRALAAQLSALAAG, from the coding sequence ATGACGTCCTTTCCACCCGCCGCGCTCCAGGAGGTGCAGCTGCCCCTGCTGGGCGCGCGCGGCCTGCGGCTGGCCGTGCTGCGCCTGGACCAGCGTCCGCCGGGCCTGAACGGCAACAAGGGCTACAAGCTGCAGCCTTGGCGCGAGCGCCTGCGCCGCGGCGAAGGCCGGGGGCTCATCAGCCTCGGCGGCGCCCATTCCAATCATCTGCATGCCCTGGCCGCCGCCGGCCGCGAAGAGGGCTTCGCCACCGTCGGCCTGTTGCGCGGCGAGCCTTGCGCCACGCCCACCGTCCAGGATATGCAGGACTGCGGGATGACCCTGCACTGGCTGGGTTACGGCGGTTATCGCCGGCGCCATGACGCGGATTTCTGGCAGCCCTGGCAGGCACGCTACCCCGATTTGTTGGCCATTCCCGAAGGCGGCTGCGATGCAGCGGCGGCCAATGCCTGCGGTGGGATCGTCGCTGAGCTGCATCAGGGGCTCGCCGGCTTGGACTGGCCCGACTGCCAGCAACTGTGGCTCGCCGCCGGCACCGGCACCACCCTGGCGGGAGTGATCCGGGCCGCCGACTCGGCTTGGCAGGTGGTAGGCGGCCTGGCCGTGCCGCCGGGGCATGGCGTCGAGACCACCCTGCAGACCTTACTCCCACGCGATACGAGCCGGAACTGGCGCCTGGTCGATGCCAGTCGCGGCGGCTTCGGGAGGATCGACGCCGACCTGGCGCGGGCCATGGCGGATTTCGCCGACCAGACCGGCATCACCCTCGATCCGCTCTATACCGGCAAGCTCTGGCTCGCCCTGCGTGACGAGATCGAGCGGGGCACCGTGGCACCGGGCAGTCGCCTGGTACTGATCCACAGCGGTGGCCTCCAGGGGCGCCGGGCGTTGGCGGCTCAGCTGAGCGCGCTGGCCGCGGGCTGA
- a CDS encoding chromosome partitioning protein ParA: MAEMLNEEAVLTPVVLGFGDQGVNRALLFPDFQALWQGEQALLDCAGRRHRFVYLLLDDHRRVKAAVFFLLAFDAQGRPLPEWNLPLMELAERGGAGPDLGAGPIRLASLGQCPISWHQGDLWDPRSDGEHDDWQAIRDCLGLVAPRDGEVELAGEYHPSAADGIDVEARLERVRRILAQEHQEALDKLIAGQRTRLLTLTRQHQEDLARLQRDADELRTAKADLEVRYAALAQHLEQQNDLARQQREELNEQMRTLERNALYKIEALRIQAEAESEARVAAAVNELKNQLSIREVELKYRDELDGQLQEDIRQLRERCAQLVADSNEGQLERLARQGILFVTFQPGAGHLILGRQDVPRFSADPLGFVAAHCKVSREQYQRWLEHHQQPVCQAEVEGERCGRPVVRVEHPAQFDPQRSTLCAEHRGDDTDGDVANL, from the coding sequence GCAGTACTGACCCCGGTGGTCCTGGGGTTTGGCGACCAGGGCGTGAATCGCGCCTTGCTGTTCCCCGATTTCCAGGCGCTCTGGCAGGGTGAGCAGGCGTTGCTCGACTGCGCAGGGCGTCGTCATCGCTTCGTCTACCTGCTGTTGGACGATCACCGCCGGGTCAAGGCCGCGGTGTTCTTCCTGCTGGCCTTCGACGCCCAGGGGCGGCCCTTGCCGGAATGGAACCTGCCGCTGATGGAGCTGGCCGAGCGCGGGGGCGCCGGCCCCGACCTGGGCGCCGGGCCGATCCGCCTGGCCAGCCTTGGCCAATGTCCCATCTCCTGGCATCAGGGGGATCTCTGGGACCCGCGCAGCGATGGCGAACATGACGACTGGCAGGCGATTCGCGACTGCCTGGGCCTGGTCGCCCCGCGCGATGGCGAGGTGGAACTGGCCGGGGAGTACCACCCCAGCGCGGCGGACGGCATCGACGTCGAGGCGCGTCTCGAACGGGTGCGGCGCATCCTCGCCCAAGAACACCAGGAGGCACTGGACAAGCTGATCGCCGGCCAGCGTACCCGGCTGCTCACCCTGACCCGCCAGCACCAGGAAGACCTGGCGCGCCTGCAGCGCGACGCGGACGAACTGCGCACCGCCAAGGCCGACTTGGAAGTGCGCTACGCGGCGCTCGCCCAGCATCTGGAACAGCAGAACGACCTGGCCCGGCAGCAGCGTGAGGAACTCAACGAACAGATGCGTACCCTGGAAAGGAACGCCCTGTACAAGATCGAGGCGCTGCGCATCCAGGCCGAGGCCGAAAGCGAGGCCCGCGTGGCCGCCGCGGTGAATGAGCTGAAGAACCAGCTGTCGATCCGCGAGGTGGAACTCAAGTACCGCGACGAGCTGGATGGCCAACTCCAGGAAGACATCCGCCAGTTGCGCGAGCGCTGCGCCCAGCTGGTCGCCGATAGCAACGAAGGCCAGCTAGAGCGCCTGGCGCGCCAGGGCATCCTCTTCGTCACCTTCCAGCCCGGCGCGGGTCATCTGATCCTCGGCCGCCAGGACGTGCCGCGCTTTAGCGCCGATCCCCTGGGCTTCGTCGCCGCCCACTGCAAGGTCAGCCGCGAGCAGTACCAACGTTGGCTGGAGCATCACCAGCAGCCGGTGTGCCAGGCCGAGGTGGAAGGCGAGCGCTGTGGCCGGCCGGTGGTGCGGGTGGAACACCCCGCCCAGTTCGATCCGCAGCGCTCGACCCTCTGCGCCGAGCACCGGGGCGATGACACCGATGGCGACGTCGCCAATCTCTGA